A stretch of Myceligenerans xiligouense DNA encodes these proteins:
- a CDS encoding carbohydrate ABC transporter permease: protein MAALTTTESETGSAPPAARPPRKVGFSQKLSRWDVKVSPYLYISPFFILFGLTGLFPLAYTAVVSVYDWNLLGGQGDFVGLQNYVDVLNQPTFWKSLVNTFSIFLLSAVPQVIIAITLAALLDQNLRNATFWRMGVLVPYVVAPIAVSLIFGRLFADQFGLINGFLGVLGLDPVGWHSDRFASHIAIASMVNYRWTGYNTLIFLAAMQAVPRDLYEAATIDGAGRVRQFFSVTVPQIRATIIFVVITASIGGLQIFDEVKLYDVYGQGGSDRQWMTTVLFLYETAWGNQRDLGRAAAVAWMLFLIILVIGFINFKFSTRIASSGPKAPKVSRAVTRRLLAEARSAGAESAARRGDQQSTTTTDTTDRSDS, encoded by the coding sequence ATGGCCGCACTCACCACCACGGAATCCGAGACAGGTTCCGCACCACCAGCGGCGCGACCGCCGCGCAAGGTCGGCTTCTCACAGAAGCTGAGCCGTTGGGACGTCAAGGTGTCCCCGTACCTGTACATCTCGCCGTTCTTCATCCTCTTCGGGTTGACCGGACTGTTTCCGCTCGCGTACACGGCCGTCGTGTCGGTCTACGACTGGAACCTGCTGGGCGGACAGGGCGACTTCGTCGGCCTCCAGAACTACGTCGACGTGCTCAACCAGCCCACCTTCTGGAAGTCGCTGGTCAACACGTTCTCGATCTTCCTGCTGTCCGCCGTCCCCCAGGTGATCATCGCGATCACCCTCGCGGCTCTGCTGGACCAGAACCTGCGCAACGCCACGTTCTGGCGGATGGGCGTGCTCGTGCCGTACGTCGTGGCACCCATCGCCGTCTCCCTGATCTTCGGTCGGCTGTTCGCCGACCAGTTCGGCCTCATCAACGGGTTCCTCGGGGTGCTGGGCCTCGATCCCGTGGGATGGCACTCGGACCGGTTCGCCAGCCACATCGCGATCGCGTCGATGGTCAACTACCGGTGGACCGGCTACAACACCCTGATCTTCCTCGCGGCGATGCAGGCGGTGCCGCGTGACCTGTACGAGGCGGCGACGATCGACGGCGCGGGCCGTGTGCGCCAGTTCTTCTCCGTCACCGTGCCGCAGATCCGCGCCACCATCATCTTCGTCGTGATCACCGCGAGCATCGGTGGCCTGCAGATCTTCGACGAGGTGAAGCTGTACGACGTGTACGGCCAGGGAGGCTCGGACCGCCAGTGGATGACGACCGTGCTCTTCCTGTACGAGACCGCCTGGGGGAACCAGCGAGATCTGGGCCGCGCCGCGGCCGTCGCATGGATGCTCTTCCTCATCATCCTGGTGATCGGGTTCATCAACTTCAAGTTCAGTACCAGGATCGCGTCGTCGGGTCCGAAGGCTCCGAAGGTGAGCCGAGCCGTGACACGCCGCCTGCTCGCCGAGGCGAGGTCCGCCGGCGCGGAGAGCGCCGCCCGGCGCGGCGACCAGCAGTCCACCACGACGACCGACACGACCGACCGGAGTGACTCATGA
- a CDS encoding carbohydrate ABC transporter permease produces the protein MSSVAAAAQGAGKGAAKAAARRRVRRQKHHGESAVRRPGWITYAVLGIALVISAFPLYYTLLLGSSDQVTISQEVLPQLLPDASIFERFADVMGNSQVNFWLALANSVIISVTISVATVLTSTLAGFSFAKLRYPGRNALLVFVIATMAVPTQLGVIPMYILMSEIGWVGKIQAVIVPALVSAFGVFWMTQYLDSALPFELIEAARVDGASMFRTFWSIALPAARPAAAMLGLFIFVMQWTMFFWPSIILGSQNPTLPIAVQNLTAGYHDDYSLIMAGVFLVTLPLLIIFAVIGRQLVAGIMQGAVKG, from the coding sequence ATGAGTTCCGTCGCTGCCGCTGCGCAGGGCGCAGGAAAGGGTGCCGCGAAGGCCGCCGCTCGCAGGCGTGTGCGCCGCCAGAAGCACCACGGTGAATCCGCGGTCCGGCGTCCGGGGTGGATCACGTACGCGGTGCTGGGGATCGCGCTCGTGATCTCGGCGTTCCCGCTGTACTACACGCTGCTGCTGGGATCCTCCGACCAGGTGACGATCTCGCAGGAGGTGCTCCCGCAGCTCCTGCCGGACGCGAGCATCTTCGAGCGGTTCGCCGACGTCATGGGCAACAGCCAGGTCAACTTCTGGCTCGCGCTGGCCAACTCCGTCATCATCTCGGTCACCATCTCCGTGGCGACGGTCCTCACCTCGACGCTCGCCGGGTTCTCGTTCGCGAAGCTGCGCTATCCGGGCCGGAACGCGCTGCTCGTGTTCGTCATCGCGACGATGGCCGTGCCGACGCAGCTCGGCGTGATCCCCATGTACATCCTGATGTCGGAGATCGGCTGGGTGGGCAAGATCCAGGCGGTCATCGTGCCGGCGCTGGTCAGTGCGTTCGGCGTGTTCTGGATGACCCAGTACCTCGACTCGGCGCTCCCGTTCGAGCTGATCGAGGCCGCGCGGGTGGACGGCGCGTCGATGTTCCGCACGTTCTGGTCCATCGCGCTGCCGGCCGCGCGCCCGGCGGCGGCGATGCTCGGCCTGTTCATCTTCGTGATGCAGTGGACGATGTTCTTCTGGCCGTCGATCATCCTCGGGTCACAGAATCCGACGCTACCGATCGCGGTACAGAATCTGACGGCCGGCTATCACGACGACTACTCCCTCATCATGGCGGGCGTCTTCCTCGTCACGCTGCCGCTGCTGATCATCTTCGCGGTGATCGGCCGCCAGCTCGTCGCGGGCATCATGCAGGGCGCGGTGAAGGGATGA
- a CDS encoding helix-turn-helix transcriptional regulator, producing MSTSIARPHTAEPGAGAPRFDERLFRELPFLLAAQGADLRLREEELTEARRAVEVLSKVHQPDPRRPHYEVLEVSAGIAAVGRRFRAIAESAERTCLVALPAAFRSAIGLDVIAEVQGELARRGVVTRQLHEEDAEHDAAFRQFVASAGPCTGAFRLRTHVRAFAVIADRSRFVLSTDPLDPEAGVVEAGHSGLLGSIAHLLEEQWSTARDWDEPANRETSPLTRQERDLLGLLAAGRTDEQVGHRLKVSLRTVRRTYSHLARRMAIRSRFEAGVVAARNGWV from the coding sequence ATGTCAACGTCGATCGCAAGGCCGCACACAGCAGAGCCCGGCGCGGGTGCGCCGAGGTTCGATGAACGCCTGTTCCGAGAACTTCCCTTCCTGCTCGCCGCTCAGGGGGCCGATCTGCGTCTTCGGGAGGAGGAGCTCACCGAGGCGCGTCGTGCCGTCGAGGTGTTGTCGAAGGTGCACCAACCGGATCCGCGACGGCCGCACTACGAGGTGCTCGAAGTCTCCGCGGGTATTGCGGCCGTCGGCCGGCGTTTCCGGGCCATCGCGGAGTCCGCGGAGCGGACGTGCCTGGTCGCACTGCCCGCGGCATTCCGCAGCGCGATCGGGCTCGACGTCATCGCCGAGGTGCAGGGTGAGCTGGCCCGGCGCGGCGTCGTGACCCGCCAGCTGCACGAGGAGGACGCGGAGCACGACGCCGCCTTCCGGCAGTTCGTGGCCTCGGCGGGGCCGTGCACCGGTGCGTTCCGGCTGCGAACCCACGTTCGTGCGTTCGCCGTGATCGCGGACCGGTCCCGGTTCGTCCTGTCGACCGACCCGCTCGACCCGGAGGCCGGGGTCGTCGAGGCCGGGCACAGCGGCCTGCTCGGGTCGATCGCCCACCTCCTCGAGGAGCAGTGGAGTACCGCGCGGGACTGGGACGAGCCGGCGAACCGGGAGACGTCGCCGCTCACGCGCCAGGAGCGCGACCTGCTGGGGCTGCTGGCCGCCGGCAGGACCGACGAGCAGGTGGGCCACCGCCTCAAGGTCTCGCTCCGGACCGTCCGCCGGACGTACTCCCACCTCGCGAGGCGGATGGCCATCCGGAGCCGGTTCGAGGCCGGCGTGGTCGCGGCGCGGAACGGCTGGGTCTGA